The bacterium genome segment GTTGGGTCGGCCATGGCCGCGGACAGCGCCTCGAACCGGGCCTCCACCGCCTCCAGGCGGGCCTGCATGCGGGAATCCATGCGTGTCATGCCTTTTCGATTATAACACCGGCACGACCGGTTCACCTGGGCGGCCTGGAACCTGGTGGCATCTGCGGCAGCGCGCCTCGTAGGCCTCGCGCGCGCCTACCAGGATTACCGGATCGTTGTAGTGCGCCGCGCGGCTTTCCACCAGCCGCTGGGTACGGCTCGCCGGTGCCCCGCACGTCATGCAGATCGCCTGCAGCTTGGTGACTTCCTCGGCTACCGCCAGCAGGTGGGGGATCGGTCCGAAAGGCACGCCCCGAAAGTCGGTGTCGAGCCCGGTCAGGAGAACGCGGATCCCTCTGCCGGCGAGCGTCTCGGCCACCTCCCCGATCCCGCTGTCGAGGAACTGCACCTCGTCCACGGCCACGACCTCGGTGCCCGGCTCCACCAGAGGCAGGATCTCAGCGCTGTGGGTCACGGGTATCGCCTCGATGCATACACCGTTGTGCGAGGTGATCGCACCCGCGCCGTAGCGGTCGTCCAGTGCGTGCTTGAAGACCGCCACTCGCTGCCGGGCGATCTGTGCGCGGCGCACGCGACGGATCAACTCCTCTGTCTTGCCGCTAAACATGCTCCCGCAGATAATCTCGATGCCACCGGTCGCGCGATTCATCGCCGCCTCCTGGTTCTTGCGCGCCTGTCCCTCCGGCCTCGCCAGGCGTCGCGGATGGCCGGCCCCGCCAGCAGGAGCACGGCCAGAACGATTGGGCCCAGGCCCAGCGCCCACAGCGCCGCCGTGACTGCCAGCCGCGTCCGGGAGGCCCGCCGTTGGACCTGCTCGCCGGCCTTCCGGCCGGCCTCCACGGCCCGAGAAGCGTCCGCAATGTCGAGCCGGCGCAGGGCTCCGGTTGCGCGCAGGGCCTCGACGTAGGCCGTCGCGCCGCCGGGCCTGGAAACCAGCCGGCCCGGGGTCTGGGCGAGGGTGTAGGCGCAGGCATATTCCACCCCACGCCTGTAGGTTAGGAAGTCCGCGTCCGAGAGGCGCGGGGGCGCCGCCTGCGCGAGCCGCGTACGCCAGCGCCGGTCGGCCTCGGCAATCGAGATGCCGAAGTACCGTTGGAAGAGCGAGGGGAAATCGTACCACCGCGCTCCGCCGACCCGCGCAAACGCAGCCACATGGCGCAGGCCGTGCTCCTCGGCCAGGTAGGCGAGAAACGATACGCTCTGGACGTAGGCGCCCGGCAGGGCCCGGCTGAAGTCGAGCTGGTGCACGATCTCCGCAATCGGAAGCAGCCCGCCCCTATCAAGAAACAGCCTCGCGTGAGCGTGGCTGTCAATCCCGACCAGCCTGTCGGCGACGAGGTCCCCCAGCCCCCAGGAAAGGAGCGGCACGGATCGCCCCACCGCCTGGCGGACGACAATCCGCGCTATCTGATAAGGGGAGACCAGAACGTTGCCCCCCTCGACGACGGTCCCCCATCCGTGGACCGTGCCGTCCCGAAGGATCGCAAACTGCCACCAGTCCCTCCGGAACGCATCGGGCGACGGGAACAGCGGGTAGGTGAGCACACCGTCCGGCGCAAGACCGCTGTCGCTCTCAATCTGCCGTAGGAGGTTGTCCAAGAGGGCCGCCACCGAGCCCGCCTCGGCATCTTCTCTTGTGCCGGGCAGGGTGTAGACCACGGATCGCGCGCCCGCGGTCGCCACCCAGGGCGGAACCGGGGGCGCGCCGCGATCGCCAGGCGGGATGGCGCCGGCTGACAGGATGACGCCGGCAGGCGGGCTCCACGCCAGGACGGATCCCGCGGAGAGGGCCACCAGCGCCAGGGTCAGCGGACGCGTAGGGCCTACTGGACCTTCAGGCCGTACTTGCGGACGAACTTCTGGACCCTGCCCTCGGCGTCAACGAACCTGCGCTGGCCGGTGTAGAAAGGATGGCACTTCGAGCAGATCTCGACGCGGATCGCCTTCTTGGTGGATCCTGCCACGAACGTCTCGCCGCAGGCGCAGGTAACGCGCGCTTCCTGGTAGTCTGGGTGGATACCCTGCTTCATGTCCTTCTCCTCATTTGCCATTCATCCCGGGGTGGGAACACGCGGGATTATACCAGACCGGACCACCGGCGTCGAGGCCGGCTCATGTGCGAGGACGGATCAGCGAAGGTAGCTCAGGGGATTGACGGCGCGACCGTTGACGCGAACCTCGAAGTGCAGGTGCGACCCGGTGCAACGGCCGGTGCAACCGACACGGGCGATCAACTGGCCCTTCTTGACGGGCCGCCCGGGTTGGACAAGAAGGCTCGACGCGTGGCCGTACACGGTCACGACGCCGCCGCCGTGGCGGACGAACACCACCCGGCCGTAGCCGCCCTTCCACCCGGAGTACTCCACGACGCCATCGCGCGCCGCATAGATCGGTGTGCCCCGCGGCGCGGCCAGGTCAATGCCCTCATGGTGGCGGCGGTACCGCAAGCCGAACCGCGAGGTCAAGGTGCCGCGTGTCGGCCAGATGAGGGCCCCGCCTGAGCGCAGCAGCGAGGCGTCTGCCATCACCGACCCCGACGGATACGGCCGGGTCCGCGACCGCAGCCCGACCTGCCGGTGCCGCGGAAGCGCCCCTGCCGAAACAACGATCCGCTGGCCCGGCTTGATCCAGTCGGAGTCGCCCAGATCGTTCATCGCCATCAGGTCCTCGACCCGCGTCCCATAGCGGCCGGCGATCTCCCACAGAGTCTCACCGCTCCGCACCACGTGCACCGCGGACCTTTCGGGACGCGCGACGGTACGGGCCGCGGGCAGGGAGGCAGTAACCGACGCGGCCCCCGACGGGATTTCCAGGGACCTGCCTAGCGGCAGGATCGCGGTCAGGACCAGCCGGTTGGTCGCGGCCAGAGCCTCAACCGTCACGCCGTGCCGCTGCGCGATCGTCCAGAGGGTGTCCCCGGATTGTACCGTGTGAACGCGGGGCGTCGGGTCAGGCCTGGATGCCTTCACGGCCGCCTGTGCCGTCTTCTGTGCTGCCTGCGCCGCGGCCATCTGCCGGGCGGCATGCGCCGATGGCCGCAGGGCCACGATCTGCCGGAGGCCTTCTTCGGCGGAAGCCGGAACCACGACGGCCTGGACAGGGGGGCGATGGGTGTCCGTAACCCCGAACGCGGGAGTAACCGCCACGAAGATCCCGAGGAGCACGATGGCTGTGGCGGGTGTGCGCAACCTTCCCTCCTCGGTTTGACTGGGTAGTTCTATCAGTTCGACACCGGGCTGGGGGTTCCTGCTACGGCCCGTTGTCTTCTGAGCTCTTGACGATGGACCTAAGGAAGCCCGCGTTGTTCGCGGTCTTGCGCAGCCGGTCAAGGATAAGCTCGGTTACCGCCACCGTATCAAGCTGCTCGAGGCTCTTGCGCAGCACCCAGACCTTGCGCAACTCCTCGTCGGTCAGCAGCAGCTCCTCGCGCCGAGTGCCCGACATCTTGATGTCAATTGCCGGGAAGGTGCGCCGCTCCTGGAGCTTCCGGTTGAGGTGCAGCTCCATGTTGCCCGTACCCTTGAACTCCTCGTAGATCACGTCGTCCATCCGGCTGCCGGTGTCTACAAGGGCTGTGGCAATGATGGTCAGGCTGCCGCCCTCCTCGATCTTGCGCGCGGCGCCGAAGAACCGCTTGGGCCTGTGCAGGGCCGCGGGGTCGAGTCCGCCCGAAAGCGTGCGGCCCGACGGCGGGATGACCAGGTTGTTCGCGCGGGAGAACCGGGTCAGGCTGTCGAGCAGGATCACGACGTCCCGGCCTCCTTCCACGATACGTTTGGCGCGCTCCAAGACCAGGTCGGCCACCTGGATGTGCTCCTCGGGCGCCCGGTCGAAGGTGCTGGCCACGACCTCGGCCTCCACGGAGCGCCGCATGTCGGTGACCTCTTCGGGGCGCTCGTCGAGCAGCAGCACCATGAGGTAGATCTCGCTGTGATTCTGTACTATAGACTGCCCGATCTTCTTGAGCAGGGTGGTCTTCCCGGCCTTGGGCGGCGAGACAATCATGCCGCGCTGCCCCTTGCCGATGGGCGCGAACAGGTCCACCACCCGCACGGTTAGGTCGGACTCGGGCAACTCCAGCCGGATCCGCTCAAGCGGGAAGATCGGCGTCAGGTGCTCGAACGAGGGACGCGAGCGCGCCTGCTCCGGGTCGAGGCCGTTGACCGCCTCCACGCGCAGGAGCGCGAAGTACTTCTCGTTGTCCTTCGGCGGCCGGACCTGACCCAGGACCTCGTCGCCTACGCGCAACCCGAACCGCTTGATTTGCGAGGGCGACACGTAGATGTCCTCGCCCCCGGGCAGGTATCCGC includes the following:
- a CDS encoding thymidine kinase; its protein translation is MNRATGGIEIICGSMFSGKTEELIRRVRRAQIARQRVAVFKHALDDRYGAGAITSHNGVCIEAIPVTHSAEILPLVEPGTEVVAVDEVQFLDSGIGEVAETLAGRGIRVLLTGLDTDFRGVPFGPIPHLLAVAEEVTKLQAICMTCGAPASRTQRLVESRAAHYNDPVILVGAREAYEARCRRCHQVPGRPGEPVVPVL
- the rpmE gene encoding 50S ribosomal protein L31 — encoded protein: MKQGIHPDYQEARVTCACGETFVAGSTKKAIRVEICSKCHPFYTGQRRFVDAEGRVQKFVRKYGLKVQ
- a CDS encoding M23 family metallopeptidase, whose product is MRTPATAIVLLGIFVAVTPAFGVTDTHRPPVQAVVVPASAEEGLRQIVALRPSAHAARQMAAAQAAQKTAQAAVKASRPDPTPRVHTVQSGDTLWTIAQRHGVTVEALAATNRLVLTAILPLGRSLEIPSGAASVTASLPAARTVARPERSAVHVVRSGETLWEIAGRYGTRVEDLMAMNDLGDSDWIKPGQRIVVSAGALPRHRQVGLRSRTRPYPSGSVMADASLLRSGGALIWPTRGTLTSRFGLRYRRHHEGIDLAAPRGTPIYAARDGVVEYSGWKGGYGRVVFVRHGGGVVTVYGHASSLLVQPGRPVKKGQLIARVGCTGRCTGSHLHFEVRVNGRAVNPLSYLR
- the rho gene encoding transcription termination factor Rho produces the protein MPIAELETKTLAELQDMARELNIANYRRYRKQELIMRVLQKQTEDAGLLIRAGILEIMPEGYGFLRTSGYLPGGEDIYVSPSQIKRFGLRVGDEVLGQVRPPKDNEKYFALLRVEAVNGLDPEQARSRPSFEHLTPIFPLERIRLELPESDLTVRVVDLFAPIGKGQRGMIVSPPKAGKTTLLKKIGQSIVQNHSEIYLMVLLLDERPEEVTDMRRSVEAEVVASTFDRAPEEHIQVADLVLERAKRIVEGGRDVVILLDSLTRFSRANNLVIPPSGRTLSGGLDPAALHRPKRFFGAARKIEEGGSLTIIATALVDTGSRMDDVIYEEFKGTGNMELHLNRKLQERRTFPAIDIKMSGTRREELLLTDEELRKVWVLRKSLEQLDTVAVTELILDRLRKTANNAGFLRSIVKSSEDNGP